The Mangrovivirga cuniculi genomic sequence ACAAAAATATTGATAGATAACGAAAAATTGATTTTTAATCAGGATGAGGTTGATTTTCAAAACTTCACTATAAAGGATGGAAACAATAATAAACTCAATATTGCAGGTAAGATAGACTTTCCGGCGGGTTATGGTAATCCGGTTGTAGATCTGGATCTGACAGCAGATGGGGTGAAATTACTAGACAATAAGCGGGAAGACTTTAAAACAATATACGGCCAGGTCTGGACTTCATTTGATCTGGAAGTTACAGGGCTTGTAAGTACACCACAGATCGATGGTGATATTAAGGTTCTAGGAAAAACGGACATTACCTACGAATTACCAGGTGAAACACTTGAACTGATTTCTGATGAAGGGATCGTAAAGTTTGTAGATGAATCTAAGCCCAGAGATTCTGTTCAATTTGAGATAGAGGAACCAAGTGTTCTCGACTCAATTAAAGGGCAATTAGGTGCGTTTTCTGCTAATTTAAATATAAGCATTGATCCCGAGGCCAGGACAAGTCTGGTAATAGATCCCAATTCTGGAGATAGACTAACAGTGCAGGGTGAAACAGACCTGGATTTGACTATCCAGGATGAGGAAATTCTGATTAATGGTATTTATACTGTAAATGATGGTCAGTATAATCTCAATTATTATGGACTGGTTAAAAAACAGTTCAGATTTGCTGAGGGCAGTAGGATTATATGGAAAGGTGATCCCCTTCAGGGTGAAATTCAATTTAAAGCATACAATTCAATAAAAACGAGGAGTACGAATCTCTTTGCTAGTGGGGCAGAAACGGTTGCCGGAGGAGGAGGATTTGATGAATTGAATGAAAGAATCACTTATAGAGTGGGGATTTCGATAGATGGAAATATCGCAGAGCCTGAGATTCAATTTATTTTGGGTCTGGCTCCCGAATTAAGGGGGAATTACCCAACTATCGAACAGAAATTATCGCAATTGTCTACAGAAGAATATGAACAGGAAAGAAATAAACAAGTTTTTGCTCTATTAGTAACAGGAGGATTTATAAGTGAAAGTCCCTCACAAGGAGGAGGTAATTTTGCATCCTCTGCAGCCAGAAATTCTATAAACGGAATTCTGACTCAACAATTGAATAATTTTGGTAGTAAGTTTGTCCAGGGTGTGGATATTAATTTTGATATGAGTTCATATAACAATCCTCAATCTGGTAATACAACTACTGAATTAGATGTGAGTGTTTCTAAGAAATTTGTTAACGAGCGTCTTGAGGTCCAGGTAGGTAGTTCAGTTGGATTAGAAGAGGGAAATGAAAGAACCACGAGTACAATCGGGGCAGCGGAATTTGTTGTTGCTTACGAATTAACCAAACAGGGCAATTTGAAAATTAAAGCTTTCAGGGAAAACCAGTTTGATATGGTCGATGGAGAGATTCAAAATACAGGACTAGCTCTGATTTTTGTAAAGGACTTTGATACTTTTGACCAGCTTTTTAAGAAGCAAAGTAAAGAAGAGGATAATGGGGAAAAAGAGAGAGAAAATACTAACCAAAATCAAAATAAGGAAGCGGTAATTGAAGAAAATGAAAATGAATAGAAAGAAACTATTATATGTTTTCATATCAATTTTTTGGTGTATTACCGGATGCACTGGGATGAAATATGTACCAGATGATGATAGGTTGATTACTGAAGTAGATGTAGACTACATTGATAAGAGCAAGCTTTATAATAGTCAGACAGTTAAACAAACAGTTCATTCTTTAATTGAGCCTAAACCTAATAACAAATTTTTATGGATGCGTACAGGGGTCGTTATCAATGGACTCACTCCCGATAAAGAAAAGGGCGTTTTCTATTTTATCGGGAATCAGATAGGTGGTCCTCCTGCCCTGCTTTCTAATCTTAAACAGGATGAATTAATTCGGGTCATCAATAATCGTCTTTTCCACCTGGGATACTTCAATGCAGAAACCATAGTTGAAATTGATACCAGCAAGGCAAAAAAGGCCGAAGTGAAGTTTTTAATTGAAACCGGTAAACCATACTTTATTGATACCCTGGTGAGTGAAATAACTTCGCAAACTGATACCCTTAATAAGATCTTTGAAAGTTCTCTAAAGGAAACAAAGATTGATTCAGGTACTTATTACCAACTTGAGAGGCTTGAAAGGGCAAGACGATATATAGCAGATTATGTTAATAACAGGGGATATTATTATTTTAGTGAGGAAGATATTGAGTTTTATGCAGATTCAACAAAGCTCGATTCATTAAACGGAGTCAAATTATCACTTAATTTAAAGCCTAATCGAAAAAAAAGAACTCTAACTTACTACACCCTGGATTCGGTAGTAGTGAGAGAGGATCTTCCTTTGGAGTTAGAAGATACTATTAATATAAAGAAAGATAGTATTGAAGATGGCATTTATCTGGCTGAGAGAAAAGAAGTCCCACGCTATAAACCTAAACACATTAGTAAAGGTATCTTCTTTACTCCGGGTAAGGCCTATGAAAAGATTGAAAGACAGAAAACATATCGATACTTAACTGGTATGGGAGCATTCAACTATGTTGATATTCAACTTCAGCCTATTACAAATGAAAATAAACTTAGACCAGTTATAGGCTTATATAGCCTTCCTAAAATGTCTTTTTCTGCGGAGATCGGTGTAAATGCAAAAAGTAATAATTTTGTTGGCCCGGGTGTAAAACTCACATGGTTGAATAGAAATTTTCTGCATGGATCAGAGCAATTAACAGTTTCCTTAAATGGTAACATCGAACGGCAGTTTGGAGGTCCTCGCGAGCAAAGACAAAATAGCTTGTCCTATGAATTTGGTATTGAAACGAGGCTCAGAGTACCAAGGATCTGGCCTCCTTTTATAAAAATTAACATCACAGATTATATTTCTTACACAGAATTTTCTATTCAAGCCAATCAATTTAAGCGTGCCGGATTATATGGTTTACGAACGATGAAGATTACCGAAGGATATACCTGGAAAGGATCACAAACAGAAGATTTTTATTTCTATCCTTTCGAGGTGAATTATTCTGCTTTATTTGATCAGAGTAGTGATTTTGAAGATTTTCTCGAAGAGAATCCCTTTGTCAGGCAAACGTTTTCTCAGCAATTTATTTTAGGCTTAAATTTGGGTTATTCTAATAATCAGTTGGAAGAAAGACTGGATAGAGAAAGATTTTATTATTCCGCAGACTTTCAAAGTGCGGGAAATCTGGTTTCTTTATTTGATAGTAATAAAGATGAAACAGGTGATGAATTTCTGGCTGTTCCCTATGCACAGTTTTTGAAGCTAACACAGGAATACAGAAAGTATTTTTCTGTTGGACCTTCAGGGAATGATATTGCTACGAGAGTTTTAGTGGGGGTAGGATTTCCATATGGAAATAGTCTTAGTTTACCTTATATCAGACAATATTTTATTGGAGGGCCGAACAGTTTAAGAGGATTCAGGGCTCGAACAGTTGGTCCGGGAACCTATTTAAATGAATCCGAACAGCTCATTTATGTAGACCAGACGGGAGATATTCGATTTGAAATAAATGCAGAATACCGTAAAAAGCTTAATCAATATTTTGAGACTGCATTTTTTATCGACGCAGGAAATATTTGGCTTTTTAATGATGATCCTGACCGACCAGGTGCTAGTTTCGAATTTAAAGATTTCTATAAGGAACTTGCTGTATCAACAGGTGTTGGGTTACGAATAGATGTGTCAGTAATAGTCATACGATTCGACCTGGGTTTTCCAATAAGAAAGCCTTTACCCGAAACAGGATTTGAATGGGTTTTTAGTGATATAAATCCATTTGATAGTGATTGGAGAAGTAATAACCTGATATTGAACTTTTCAATCGGTTACCCATTCTAAAAATTTATATTCCGTTTGATTCTGCTGTAAGATTCGATAACCTGTATAACAGCCTTGCTGCAACGTTGCCATCCCATTCGTTGCCTTCACCGGCTGCTTCAGAAAGATCGAAACCAATTATTTGTTTATTTTGTCTAATTATTTCTACCAGAAGATAATTAGCTTCTTCAAATTTTAATCCACCAGGAACCGGGGTGCCGGTATTTGGGCATAGATCGGGATTCAAGCCATCAATGTCAAAGCTGATATAAATCTTTTCAGGTAGACCGGAAACAATCTCCTTGCAGATTTCAGCAAAATTTTTGCCATTCATCATCTGGTCTTTTATTTCATGGTCAAAATATGTTTGACATCTTTCACCCAGAGAATTAGCAAATTCTACTTCTTCATCGCAATAATCCCGAATACCTACTTGTGTTATTTTGGAAACAGATGGGATATACTTCATTACATTGTAAAATATTGAAGCATGAGAAAGATTAAATCCTTCATATGCTTTTCTGAAATCCATATGGGCATCTATTTGTAGTATTCCAAAATCAGAATGTTTTTCAGATAATGCTTCAAGGTAACCAAGTGGAACAGAATGCTCCCCACCTACAACTCCTACGATCTTATTTTCACCTAAAAATTTTTTTGTTTGTTCATAGACCCATTTTCTTAATGAATCACTAGCATCGTTGATCATAGATAAAACATCAGCCTGAATAGGGTTTTCTTCAATTTTACCTCCGGCTTCAAGAAAATCAATGTAGCTTTTGGCTGCATCTCTCAGGTGTTCACTCTGATGAAGCCAATGCTCATTAGACGGCACCATATAGATTCCCTTTTTCCAGGCGTCTTTAACATAAGGATCAAAGAGGTCCAGTTGGGTCGAAGCTTCCAGAATGTTACTCGGTCCGGTTGATGTGCCGGCTGAATATGAGACAGTTACATCCCAGGGGACAGAAAGTAATATTATATTTGAGTTTTCCTCATCAAATGGTAATCCTATAAAATGACCGTTTTTTAAACCAACCCCATTCGGATCAAAATTTTCTATCAGATTTTTTATACTCATTTTAAAATTATAAGTTTTACAGGCAATTTTAATTTATTAATATTGAAGCGAAAATCTAAATAATCACTTTATTAAATGGCTAAAGTACTTATTATTGGTGCCGGCGGAGTTGGAAGAGTTGTTGTACAGAAATGTGCATCTCTTCCTGATGTATTTTCTGAAATATTACTCGCCAGCAGAACAAAATCAAAATGTGATGTTATTGCAGAAGAAGTTGGTCAGGGCCGGGTAAAAACAGCTCAACTCGATGCTGATAATGTTAGCGAAACTGTCGCATTGATCAATGAATTTAAACCTTTTATGGTGATCAATGTAGCCCTTCCTTACCAGGATCTTGCTATTATGGATGCATGTCTTGAAACGGGCGTTCATTACCTTGATACTGCAAACTACGAGCCTAAAGACGAAGCTAAGTTCGAATATAAATGGCAATGGGCATATCAGGATAGATTTAAGGAAAAAGGATTGATGGCTGTACTGGGATGTGGATTTGATCCCGGAGTGACTAGTATTTTTACTGCTCGAGCAGCAAAACATCACTTTGATGAGATCCAGTATCTTGATATAGTCGATTGTAATGCCGGTGACCATGGTAAAGCTTTCGCAACCAACTTCAATCCTGAAATAAATATTCGTGAGATCACTCAAAAAGGTAAATACTATGAGGATGGTAAATGGATCGAAACTGAACCTCATGAAATTCATAAGGATCTGAACTATCCGAATATAGGTCCAAAGCGATCATACCTAATCTATCATGAAGAGTTAGAGTCACTGGTTAAAAACTTCCCTTCTATCAAGCGAGCTAGATTCTGGATGACATTTGGAGAAGAATACCTTACTCACCTTCGAGTGATTCAAAATATAGGAATGGCCAGGATCGATCCTGTTAAGTTTAAAGGTGTAGATATAGTTCCTTTAGAATTTTTAAAGGCTGTTTTACCAGATCCGGGTGAACTTGGTGAAAACTATTCAGGAGAAACCTCCATTGGATGCCGTATAAGAGGTATTAAAGATGGTAAGGAACAGACATATTATATCTGGAACAATTGTAAGCATGAAGAAGCTTACAAAGAAACAGGTGCTCAGGGGGTTTCTTATACTACAGGAGTTCCTGCTATGATCGGGGCAAAAATGATGATCGAAGGAAAGTGGAATGGTGAAGGAGTTTTCAATGTGGAAGAATTCGATCCGGATCCATTTTTAAATGATCTTGAAAAATTCGGTTTGCCCTGGCATGAAAAAGTAAATGCTGAAATTGAATTATAGAATTAACTGATGAAATATATGAAAGAGGCTAATTCAGCCTCTTTCTTTCGTTATAACCAAATATTGATGTCCATAAATTATAACAATATTCCGTCGCCTTGTTTTGTTTTGGAAGAATCCAGACTAAGGTCTAATCTTGAATTAATGTCACGAGTTCAAAACGAGTCCGGTGCAAATATAATCCTGGCATTTAAAGGATTTGCAATGTGGAGTGCTTTTCCACTCGTAAGACAATATCTTCGAGGAGCTACAGCAAGTTCATTAAGTGAGGTTAAGCTCTGCTTTGAGGAAATGAAAACTAAAGCCCATACCTATTCACCAGCATATTTACCGGAAGAATTTGATGAAATATTAAGTTATTCAAGCCACATAACATTTAATTCCCTCTTTCAGGCAGAAACGTTCAAAGATAAAGTTCTTGATTCCCCGGACAAGGTCTCTATTGGTTTAAGAGTAAACCCCGGATGGTCAGATGTAGAAACCATGTTATATAATCCGAGTGCACCCGGATCTCGATTGGGAGTGTCTGATGAAGAATTGACCTATGGTCTTCCGGATTATATTGAAGGTCTTCATTTTCATGTTTTGTGTGAATCTTCAGCTGAAAGCCTGGTAAAGGTTCTTGAGTCTTTTGAGAAATTATATGGAAGGTTTCTTCCCGATTTGAAGTGGGTAAACTTTGGGGGTGGACATCTAATGACTCGAAAGGGATATGATGTAGCGCTTTTGATTGAAACGATCCAAAAGTTTAAAGCTAAATATCCTCATTTAGAGGTTATCCTTGAGCCCGGTAGTGCGGTTGCCTGGGATACAGGAGTACTTGTTTCAAGAGTTCTGGATATTGTTGAAAGAAAAGGAGTGAAAACTGCTATACTGGATGTATCATTTACCGCTCATATGCCTGATACATTAGAAATGCCATATCGCCCGAGAATCATTGGAGCAGGTGATCCGGTAAAAGGAAAACCCACTTATAAGTTAGGTGGAATAAGTTGCCTTGCTGGTGATTACATGAGTGAATATAGCTTTGAGAAGGAATTGCAAATTGGCGATCGAATCATATTTGAAGATATGATTCATTATACGATGGTGAAAACAACAACCTTTAATGGTATTACTCACCCTTCAATTGGAATTTGGCACGAAAATGACGAATTAGAAATTGTTAGGGAGTTTGGATATGAAGATTTTAAGCACAGGCTTTCTTAACCATTTGTTAACATTGCTAATGATCGATATTTATAATTATTATAATAACTTATATAATAATTAAAAGCATAAGTGCTACATATAAAAAATAAGAAAGGGAGTTAATCCCTTTCTTTTTCAGTATATTAGTTTGGTTAATGAGAAAATAATTATACTTATCCAGAGTCATTCCTTAAGCTTAATGATATTATTTAGCTAAAGTCAATTGAGAATTAAAAATTTGTTAAGTTCAATTAATAAAATTGTGATTTATTTTAAAATTATGATCTTTGATCGCAAAATCGATGTGAATGGAGATCAGGGTAATTGAAAATAGATTAAGAAATAAGATCAGGCATGATTCTTTTACTGCCTGGCACGATTATTTACCATCTTTTAAGAATCAGGGTTCTTTAGCAATGGTCTATAAGGAACTCTTATGGCCCGGGGCAAAATATCAAACTAAACACAGCCACGAATTTACGATTGTTCAATGTAGTTTTTCCGGAAATAAATCCTTGCGAAATTCTTATTGGGAAGCCAATGTCAATTCGGTCAATTCAGTTATTCATAAGTTATACCCTGATAAGCCTATTGATAGTATGAATCTCGAAGATACCACGCCATATTTTGGTTATCAGTTTTGGTTTAACTCTATGAGTACCGATAAGGATACAGCCAATGTCTCTTTTGAAGCTGAAAATTTGAATCCGGGAGAATTAAAAAGAATATATGAGGCGAAAGACGAAAAGAATGAAAATTTTGTGTCTCTTAAATATGGCAGGTTGGATAAGGGAGAAAATTTTGAATACAAATCCAGGAATATTAAGAGTAAAATTTACATTCACGTGGTTTCGGGAGGATTCGAATTTTCCTCGAATGATGGCATTATAATGTTGAATAATGAAGATTCCGTCGAAATTTCAGATATAATTGATATAAACCTGAAGTTCATTAAAGATTCACAGATTTTATTATCGAAAATTACCACGTTTAAGATATCAATCTCAGATAACAATAATCAAATATTTTTGTGATAAAAATCACAAAGCAGCACTCACCTAAAAAGTAATTTTGGGTATGGTAGAAGATAGATTAATAAGACAATATTTACCTCAGTTTAATGATAATGATCTAATTGAGGAACTTTCAAACAATGCGAATTATGTTGAGCTGAAAGCCGGAGATATTTTGATCGAACCGGGCCAGTATATTAAAATGATCCCTATAATCCTTGACGGAGCTATTAAAGTAATGCGAACCGACGACCAGGGACATGAATTGTTTCTTTATTATCTGGAACCAAAGGAAACCTGTGCAGTGAGTTTGACATGTTGCAGAGCACAGCGCAGTAGTGAGATTAAGGCAGTGGCTGAAACAGATGTGAAAATGCTCACTGTCTCTTCCAGTTTACATGAGGAATTAGGAGATAAATACCGTCAATGGAAAGAGTACATCGCAGGGACATATCAGTCTCGGTTTGAAGAAGTATTAAAAGTTATTGATGATATTGCTTTTAAGCGAATGGACGAGAGATTATTAAATTATCTCCTGGTAAAAAGAAAGCAACTCCATTCTAATGAAATAGCCACCACTCACCAGGCAATAGCCAATGAACTCGGCACTTCCCGCGAAGTTGTTTCCAGGTTGCTTAAAACCCTGGAAAAGAAAAAATGGATAGAACTGACGAGGAATAAAATATTTATAAGAGACAATATTGAAGACTTAATAGTTTAAAGGAGCCCCGAAAGGGGTTTTTTTTATTATATGCTAAAGTGACAATTAG encodes the following:
- a CDS encoding pirin family protein, with the translated sequence MEIRVIENRLRNKIRHDSFTAWHDYLPSFKNQGSLAMVYKELLWPGAKYQTKHSHEFTIVQCSFSGNKSLRNSYWEANVNSVNSVIHKLYPDKPIDSMNLEDTTPYFGYQFWFNSMSTDKDTANVSFEAENLNPGELKRIYEAKDEKNENFVSLKYGRLDKGENFEYKSRNIKSKIYIHVVSGGFEFSSNDGIIMLNNEDSVEISDIIDINLKFIKDSQILLSKITTFKISISDNNNQIFL
- a CDS encoding Crp/Fnr family transcriptional regulator translates to MVEDRLIRQYLPQFNDNDLIEELSNNANYVELKAGDILIEPGQYIKMIPIILDGAIKVMRTDDQGHELFLYYLEPKETCAVSLTCCRAQRSSEIKAVAETDVKMLTVSSSLHEELGDKYRQWKEYIAGTYQSRFEEVLKVIDDIAFKRMDERLLNYLLVKRKQLHSNEIATTHQAIANELGTSREVVSRLLKTLEKKKWIELTRNKIFIRDNIEDLIV
- the tamL gene encoding translocation and assembly module lipoprotein TamL; translated protein: MNRKKLLYVFISIFWCITGCTGMKYVPDDDRLITEVDVDYIDKSKLYNSQTVKQTVHSLIEPKPNNKFLWMRTGVVINGLTPDKEKGVFYFIGNQIGGPPALLSNLKQDELIRVINNRLFHLGYFNAETIVEIDTSKAKKAEVKFLIETGKPYFIDTLVSEITSQTDTLNKIFESSLKETKIDSGTYYQLERLERARRYIADYVNNRGYYYFSEEDIEFYADSTKLDSLNGVKLSLNLKPNRKKRTLTYYTLDSVVVREDLPLELEDTINIKKDSIEDGIYLAERKEVPRYKPKHISKGIFFTPGKAYEKIERQKTYRYLTGMGAFNYVDIQLQPITNENKLRPVIGLYSLPKMSFSAEIGVNAKSNNFVGPGVKLTWLNRNFLHGSEQLTVSLNGNIERQFGGPREQRQNSLSYEFGIETRLRVPRIWPPFIKINITDYISYTEFSIQANQFKRAGLYGLRTMKITEGYTWKGSQTEDFYFYPFEVNYSALFDQSSDFEDFLEENPFVRQTFSQQFILGLNLGYSNNQLEERLDRERFYYSADFQSAGNLVSLFDSNKDETGDEFLAVPYAQFLKLTQEYRKYFSVGPSGNDIATRVLVGVGFPYGNSLSLPYIRQYFIGGPNSLRGFRARTVGPGTYLNESEQLIYVDQTGDIRFEINAEYRKKLNQYFETAFFIDAGNIWLFNDDPDRPGASFEFKDFYKELAVSTGVGLRIDVSVIVIRFDLGFPIRKPLPETGFEWVFSDINPFDSDWRSNNLILNFSIGYPF
- the nspC gene encoding carboxynorspermidine decarboxylase, whose product is MSINYNNIPSPCFVLEESRLRSNLELMSRVQNESGANIILAFKGFAMWSAFPLVRQYLRGATASSLSEVKLCFEEMKTKAHTYSPAYLPEEFDEILSYSSHITFNSLFQAETFKDKVLDSPDKVSIGLRVNPGWSDVETMLYNPSAPGSRLGVSDEELTYGLPDYIEGLHFHVLCESSAESLVKVLESFEKLYGRFLPDLKWVNFGGGHLMTRKGYDVALLIETIQKFKAKYPHLEVILEPGSAVAWDTGVLVSRVLDIVERKGVKTAILDVSFTAHMPDTLEMPYRPRIIGAGDPVKGKPTYKLGGISCLAGDYMSEYSFEKELQIGDRIIFEDMIHYTMVKTTTFNGITHPSIGIWHENDELEIVREFGYEDFKHRLS
- a CDS encoding agmatinase family protein, with the protein product MSIKNLIENFDPNGVGLKNGHFIGLPFDEENSNIILLSVPWDVTVSYSAGTSTGPSNILEASTQLDLFDPYVKDAWKKGIYMVPSNEHWLHQSEHLRDAAKSYIDFLEAGGKIEENPIQADVLSMINDASDSLRKWVYEQTKKFLGENKIVGVVGGEHSVPLGYLEALSEKHSDFGILQIDAHMDFRKAYEGFNLSHASIFYNVMKYIPSVSKITQVGIRDYCDEEVEFANSLGERCQTYFDHEIKDQMMNGKNFAEICKEIVSGLPEKIYISFDIDGLNPDLCPNTGTPVPGGLKFEEANYLLVEIIRQNKQIIGFDLSEAAGEGNEWDGNVAARLLYRLSNLTAESNGI
- a CDS encoding saccharopine dehydrogenase family protein, producing MAKVLIIGAGGVGRVVVQKCASLPDVFSEILLASRTKSKCDVIAEEVGQGRVKTAQLDADNVSETVALINEFKPFMVINVALPYQDLAIMDACLETGVHYLDTANYEPKDEAKFEYKWQWAYQDRFKEKGLMAVLGCGFDPGVTSIFTARAAKHHFDEIQYLDIVDCNAGDHGKAFATNFNPEINIREITQKGKYYEDGKWIETEPHEIHKDLNYPNIGPKRSYLIYHEELESLVKNFPSIKRARFWMTFGEEYLTHLRVIQNIGMARIDPVKFKGVDIVPLEFLKAVLPDPGELGENYSGETSIGCRIRGIKDGKEQTYYIWNNCKHEEAYKETGAQGVSYTTGVPAMIGAKMMIEGKWNGEGVFNVEEFDPDPFLNDLEKFGLPWHEKVNAEIEL